In Oryza sativa Japonica Group chromosome 3, ASM3414082v1, one DNA window encodes the following:
- the LOC4332959 gene encoding KH domain-containing protein At4g18375, with translation MVGPGHRNSHGKRHSDYAENGGGKRRNPGDDTYAPGPDDTVYRYLCPSRKIGSIIGRGGEIAKQMRADTQAKIRIGESVSGCDERVITIFSSSRETNTLVDAEDKVCPAQDALFRVHEKLSIDDDIGNEESDEGLAQVTVRLLVPSDQIGCIIGKGGHIIQGIRSDTGAHIRVLSNENLPACAISGDELLQISGDSTVVRKALLQVSSRLHDNPSRSQHLLASSMTQPYPVGSHLGSSSTAPVVGITPLISSYGGYKGDVAGDWPSIYQPRREESSAKEFSLRLLCAASNVGGVIGKGGGIIKQIRQESGAFIKVDSSNTEDDCIITVSAKEFFEDPVSPTINAAVHLQPRCSEKTDPESAIPSYTTRLLVSTSRIGCLIGKGGSIITEIRRTSRANIRILSKENVPKVAAEDEEMVQISGDLDVVRHALLQITTRLKANFFEREGALSGFPPVIPYHPLPVGVSEGPKYLGRDTKPLGHDYPYSSGYRGSDDIGPIDSYASYGSSQVSGGGYGAYGGYSGRSGSSGLSGPSSFSYGKRHGY, from the exons ATGGTTGGACCTGGGCATAGGAACAGTCACGGGAAGCGTCACTCTGATTATGCTGAAAATGGAGGTGGCAAGAGAAGGAATCCTGGTGATGATACATATGCTCCTGGTCCAGATGATACTGTCTACCGCTATCTTTGCCCTTCTAGAAAAATAGGGAGCATCATTGGGAGGGGTGGAGAAATTGCTAAGCAGATGAGGGCCGACACTCAAGCTAAGATAAGGATTGGTGAGAGTGTATCTGGTTGTGATGAGAGAGTTATCACAATATTTAGCTCAAGCAGGGAAACTAATACCCTAGTAGATGCTGAAGATAAGGTTTGCCCTGCCCAAGACGCTCTCTTTAGAGTTCATGAAAAGCTATCCATAGATGATGATATTGGGAATGAAGAAAGTGATGAAGGTTTAGCTCAAGTTACCGTTCGGTTGCTTGTGCCATCAGACCAGATTGGATGCATTATTGGAAAAGGTGGGCATATTATACAGGGAATCCGCAGTGACACTGGTGCtcatatacgtgttcttagcaatGAAAATCTCCCTGCGTGTGCCATCAGTGGTGATGAACTTCTTCAG ATATCTGGGGACTCAACAGTTGTCAGAAAAGCTCTTCTTCAAGTGTCATCTCGTCTCCATGACAACCCATCTAGGTCACAGCATCTTCTTGCATCCAGCATGACACAGCCTTATCCAGTGGGCTCCCACCTTGGTAGTTCCTCAACTGCACCAGTTGTGGGGATTACGCCTTTAATTAGTTCTTATGGAGGATACAAAGGTGATGTGGCTGGAGATTGGCCTTCTATATATCAACCACGGAGGGAGGAGAGCTCTGCAAAGGAATTTAGCTTGCGCCTTCTTTGTGCTGCATCAAATGTGGGAGGTGTAATTGGAAAGGGTGGTGGAATTATCAAACAGATTAGGCAGGAGTCTGGAGCCTTTATCAAAGTTGATAGTTCAAATACTGAAGATGACTGCATAATTACTGTTTCTGCAAAGGAG TTCTTTGAAGATCCTGTCTCCCCAACAATAAATGCTGCAGTTCATTTACAACCAAGATGCAGTGAGAAAACTGATCCGGAATCAGCGATCCCGTCTTACACAACACGCTTGTTGGTGTCGACATCACGTATTGGGTGCTTGATTGGAAAAGGTGGTTCAATCATTACTGAGATAAGGAGAACATCAAGAGCAAACATACGTATCCTTTCTAAGGAGAATGTACCAAAAGTAGCAGCAGAAGACGAAGAGATGGTTCAG ATCAGTGGAGACCTTGATGTTGTAAGACATGCTCTTCTGCAAATAACTACTAGGCTGAAAGCCAATTTCTTTGAAAGAGAAGGTGCTTTATCAGGTTTCCCACCTGTAATCCCTTACCATCCTCTTCCAGTTGGTGTTTCTGAAGGGCCAAAGTATCTAGGCAGAGATACTAAGCCTCTTGGGCATGATTATCCATATTCAAGTGGATATCGTGGCTCAGATGATATTGGCCCTATTGACAGCTATGCAAGTTATGGCAGCTCCCAG GTCTCTGGAGGAGGTTATGGGGCTTATGGTGGATATAGTGGTCGTTCTGGCAGCAGTGG GTTATCTGGCCCTAGTTCATTTTCCTATGGAAAGCGACATGGTTATTAG